The following proteins come from a genomic window of Achromobacter sp. AONIH1:
- a CDS encoding cytochrome-c peroxidase, which produces MAASRLSLLMLGAALGAAANAADPSAAVCRAQAGWDLACLRARYAAPRAQWPAPSIDPGVAWTEWAPVPAASAPALQWTAANAGQAQLAADVATPAIVALGQTLFFDARLSRKGQVSCASCHAPERAFTDGRPLAVGEDGLMGRRRSTPLYAAPFAPRLFWDGRAATLKEQVMGPLHDPREMNHDAAGAVARLDASESYPARFLRAFGAAPAQGSPPGAVPMSSVPNPPLDAISVAPVPGSPIDADRLARALAAYVATLRPERTRFDDFIEGRADALDDTELLGLHLFRTRARCMNCHGGPLLSDHAFHNIGLSFYGRRNQDLGRYEATRDPADLGKFRTPSLRNVARAGPWMHNGLFPDMRGLLRM; this is translated from the coding sequence ATGGCTGCAAGTCGGTTATCGCTATTGATGCTGGGCGCGGCGCTGGGGGCCGCCGCGAACGCGGCCGACCCGTCCGCGGCCGTCTGCCGCGCGCAGGCCGGCTGGGATCTCGCCTGCCTGCGCGCGCGCTATGCGGCGCCAAGAGCACAATGGCCCGCGCCGTCCATCGATCCGGGCGTGGCCTGGACCGAATGGGCGCCGGTGCCTGCCGCGTCGGCCCCCGCCCTGCAATGGACCGCCGCCAATGCCGGACAGGCGCAGCTGGCCGCCGATGTGGCCACGCCCGCGATCGTCGCGCTGGGCCAGACGCTGTTCTTCGATGCGCGCCTGTCGCGCAAGGGGCAGGTATCCTGTGCGTCCTGCCATGCGCCCGAACGCGCCTTCACCGACGGCAGGCCGCTGGCGGTGGGCGAGGACGGGCTCATGGGACGGCGGCGCTCCACGCCGCTGTACGCCGCGCCCTTCGCGCCCCGGCTGTTCTGGGACGGACGCGCCGCCACGCTCAAGGAACAAGTGATGGGGCCGCTGCACGATCCGCGCGAGATGAACCACGACGCGGCCGGCGCGGTCGCCCGGCTCGACGCATCCGAGTCCTATCCCGCCCGGTTCCTGCGCGCATTTGGCGCAGCGCCCGCACAGGGTTCGCCTCCAGGCGCCGTCCCCATGTCGTCCGTGCCAAACCCTCCACTCGATGCCATCTCCGTGGCGCCCGTGCCGGGCTCTCCGATCGATGCCGACCGGCTGGCGCGCGCGCTGGCCGCCTACGTCGCCACCCTGCGCCCTGAACGCACACGCTTCGACGACTTCATCGAAGGCCGCGCCGATGCGCTGGACGACACCGAGCTGCTCGGCCTGCACCTGTTCCGCACCCGGGCCCGCTGCATGAATTGCCACGGCGGCCCGCTGCTGAGCGATCACGCCTTCCACAACATCGGGCTGTCTTTCTACGGCCGGCGCAACCAGGATCTGGGGCGCTATGAAGCGACGCGCGATCCGGCGGACCTGGGCAAGTTCCGCACGCCCAGCCTGCGCAACGTCGCGCGCGCCGGCCCGTGGATGCACAACGGCCTGTTCCCCGACATGAGAGGTCTGCTGCGCATGTAA
- a CDS encoding chorismate mutase, with the protein MADHDSPKAELAALRAEVDEIDQQIMLLLGVRFRCTDMIGELKQNHGMDLVDPKREAQQVARIRRLAEEAGVPAALAETILREVIDTVIDHHSRLRDRPYS; encoded by the coding sequence ATGGCTGACCACGATTCCCCCAAGGCCGAACTGGCAGCGCTGCGCGCCGAGGTCGACGAGATCGACCAGCAGATCATGCTGCTGCTCGGCGTGCGCTTTCGCTGCACCGACATGATCGGAGAGCTGAAGCAGAACCACGGCATGGATCTGGTGGATCCCAAGCGCGAGGCCCAGCAGGTCGCGCGCATCCGCCGCCTGGCCGAAGAGGCCGGCGTGCCGGCCGCGCTGGCAGAAACCATCCTGCGCGAGGTGATCGACACCGTGATCGACCACCACAGCCGCCTGCGCGACCGTCCGTATTCCTGA
- a CDS encoding UvrD-helicase domain-containing protein has product MMLEKLNPEQRAAVTLEPQHALVLAGAGSGKTRVLTTRMAWLIQTGQASPFGLLAVTFTNKAAREMLARMSSILPIDTRGLWIGTFHGLCNRMLRAHHRDAGLPQSFQILDVTDQLAAIKRLMKANGVDDEKYPPRDVQRFINGAKEEGLRPDGVEAYDSHRRRLIEIYQLYEAQCQREGVVDFAELLLRAYELLSRNAPVREHYQRRFRHILVDEFQDTNTLQYKWLRLLAGGGAAIFAVGDDDQSIYAFRGANVGNMADFERDYARGTVIRLEQNYRSYGHILDSANALIGHNSGRLGKNLWTEQGEGEPVRVIEQPSDGMEAQWVVDEIRSLIHEGSLRREIAVLYRSNAQSRVLEHAIFSAGIPYKVYGGLRFFERQEIKHALAYLRLMANPQDDTSLMRVVNFPTRGIGARTLETLADAARTHDISLYSAVAMVGGKGGSNLVQFAQLINRLIEETRDLPLPEMVEHMLEASGLNAHYKAEREGAERLENLNELITAAAVFASEENYDGMPAGVVPQTDASSTLMPGVVDAPIVAPDGMTPLAAFLSHAALEAGDNQAQQGQDAVQLMTVHAAKGLEFDAVFITGLEEGLFPHENSILEQSGLEEERRLMYVAITRARQRLYITLAQSRMLHGQTRYAMRSRFLEEIPEKHLKWLTPKAGLAQAGASQASWGGSRTDAFGRKPTNTIAPRQPRGVATGVTVGDKQYRVGQGVHHARFGDGTIIGLSGSGQDAQAEIQFRDVGAKTLALGIAKLDIVQG; this is encoded by the coding sequence ATGATGCTAGAGAAGCTCAACCCCGAACAACGCGCCGCAGTAACGTTAGAACCGCAGCACGCCCTGGTCCTGGCCGGGGCGGGCAGCGGCAAGACCCGGGTGCTCACCACCCGCATGGCCTGGCTGATTCAAACCGGCCAGGCTTCGCCTTTTGGGCTGCTGGCTGTCACGTTCACCAATAAGGCCGCCCGCGAGATGCTGGCGCGGATGTCGTCCATCCTGCCGATCGACACGCGCGGTCTCTGGATCGGCACCTTCCACGGGCTGTGCAATCGCATGCTGCGGGCGCATCACCGCGATGCCGGCCTGCCGCAAAGCTTCCAGATCCTCGATGTCACCGACCAGCTCGCCGCCATCAAGCGGCTGATGAAGGCCAATGGCGTCGACGACGAGAAGTACCCGCCGCGCGACGTGCAGCGCTTCATCAATGGCGCCAAGGAAGAAGGGCTGCGCCCGGACGGCGTCGAAGCCTACGACAGCCACCGCCGCCGCCTGATCGAGATCTACCAGCTGTACGAGGCCCAGTGCCAGCGCGAGGGCGTGGTCGATTTCGCCGAGCTGCTGCTGCGCGCCTATGAACTGCTGTCGCGCAACGCGCCGGTGCGCGAGCACTACCAGCGGCGTTTCCGCCACATCCTGGTCGATGAGTTCCAGGACACCAACACGCTGCAGTACAAGTGGCTGCGTCTGCTGGCCGGGGGCGGCGCGGCGATCTTCGCCGTGGGTGATGACGACCAGTCCATTTACGCGTTCCGTGGCGCCAACGTCGGCAACATGGCCGACTTCGAGCGCGATTACGCGCGTGGCACGGTGATCCGGCTGGAGCAGAACTATCGTTCCTATGGCCACATCCTGGATTCGGCCAACGCGCTGATCGGCCACAACAGCGGCCGCCTGGGCAAGAACCTCTGGACCGAGCAGGGCGAAGGCGAGCCCGTGCGCGTCATCGAGCAGCCGTCGGACGGCATGGAAGCCCAGTGGGTGGTGGACGAGATCCGTTCGCTGATCCACGAAGGCAGCCTGCGCCGCGAGATCGCCGTGCTCTACCGCAGCAACGCGCAGTCGCGCGTGCTGGAACACGCCATCTTTTCCGCCGGCATTCCTTACAAGGTCTATGGCGGCCTGCGCTTCTTCGAGCGCCAGGAAATCAAGCACGCGCTGGCCTATCTGCGCCTGATGGCCAACCCGCAGGACGACACGTCGTTGATGCGGGTGGTGAACTTCCCCACGCGCGGCATCGGCGCGCGCACGCTGGAAACGCTGGCCGACGCGGCCCGCACCCATGACATCAGCCTGTATTCGGCAGTGGCCATGGTGGGCGGCAAGGGCGGTTCCAACCTGGTGCAGTTCGCCCAGCTCATCAACCGCCTGATCGAGGAAACGCGCGACCTGCCGCTGCCCGAGATGGTCGAGCACATGCTCGAGGCCAGCGGCCTGAACGCCCATTACAAGGCCGAGCGCGAAGGCGCCGAGCGCCTGGAAAACCTGAACGAACTGATCACCGCCGCGGCCGTGTTCGCGTCCGAGGAAAATTACGACGGCATGCCCGCCGGCGTGGTGCCCCAGACCGATGCGTCCTCGACGCTGATGCCGGGCGTGGTCGACGCGCCCATCGTCGCGCCGGACGGCATGACGCCGCTGGCGGCCTTCCTGTCGCACGCGGCGCTGGAAGCCGGCGACAACCAGGCGCAGCAGGGCCAGGACGCGGTCCAGCTCATGACGGTGCATGCCGCCAAGGGCCTGGAGTTCGACGCGGTCTTCATCACCGGCCTGGAAGAGGGCCTGTTCCCGCACGAGAACAGCATCCTCGAACAATCCGGGCTGGAAGAGGAACGGCGCCTGATGTACGTGGCGATCACGCGCGCGCGACAGCGCCTGTACATCACGCTGGCGCAGAGCCGCATGCTGCATGGACAGACGCGCTACGCCATGCGTTCGCGCTTCCTGGAAGAAATCCCCGAGAAGCACCTGAAGTGGCTGACGCCCAAGGCCGGCCTGGCCCAGGCGGGCGCCTCGCAGGCGTCCTGGGGCGGCAGCCGCACCGACGCGTTCGGCCGCAAGCCCACCAACACGATTGCGCCGCGTCAACCGCGCGGCGTCGCCACCGGCGTCACCGTGGGCGACAAGCAGTATCGTGTGGGCCAGGGCGTGCATCACGCGCGTTTCGGCGACGGCACCATCATCGGTCTGAGCGGGTCGGGGCAGGATGCCCAGGCCGAGATCCAGTTCCGCGACGTGGGCGCCAAGACGTTGGCGCTGGGCATCGCCAAACTCGACATAGTCCAGGGTTGA
- a CDS encoding fatty acid desaturase — translation MDYILSFIAGGLTQATWWQVVVFTLVVTHITIVSVTVFLHRSQAHRGLDLHPAVMHFFRFWLWMTTGMVTKEWVAIHRKHHAKCEKEGDPHSPILFGIWKVLFRGAELYREESNNKETMAKFGHGTPDDWLERNVYSKHSLWGVLTMLAIDVALFGAIGLTVWAVQMAWIPFWAAGVVNGIGHYWGYRNYNSPDTSTNVFPWGIVIGGEELHNNHHAHGTSAKFSAKWYEFDIGWCYINILKFLGLAKIKKVAPKLKLDDSRTGIDLRTLQGVITHRYEVMARYADIIKSAAREELAKMKASRQEGNAECGWSKLHKVRRAIHRNEDILQPEQLQAVDQAIAQNKSLSTLVQMRRELGRIWESSSASSEQLLHDLQAWCQRAQQSGIAGLEQFAQRLRRYAA, via the coding sequence ATGGATTACATCCTTTCCTTCATTGCCGGCGGTCTGACCCAAGCCACCTGGTGGCAGGTCGTGGTTTTCACGCTGGTGGTGACGCACATCACGATCGTCTCGGTCACCGTCTTCCTCCATCGCAGCCAGGCGCACCGCGGTCTGGACCTGCATCCCGCCGTCATGCATTTCTTCCGCTTCTGGCTCTGGATGACGACGGGCATGGTCACCAAGGAATGGGTCGCCATTCACCGCAAGCACCACGCCAAGTGCGAAAAGGAAGGCGATCCCCATTCGCCCATCCTGTTCGGCATCTGGAAGGTGCTGTTCCGTGGCGCCGAGCTCTACCGCGAAGAATCCAACAACAAGGAAACCATGGCCAAGTTCGGCCACGGCACGCCTGACGACTGGCTCGAGCGCAACGTCTACAGCAAGCACAGCCTGTGGGGCGTGCTGACCATGCTCGCCATCGACGTGGCCCTGTTCGGCGCCATCGGCCTGACCGTCTGGGCCGTGCAGATGGCCTGGATCCCGTTCTGGGCCGCCGGCGTGGTCAATGGCATCGGCCACTACTGGGGCTACCGCAACTACAACAGCCCGGACACCAGCACCAACGTGTTCCCCTGGGGCATCGTGATCGGCGGCGAAGAGCTGCACAACAACCACCACGCTCACGGCACGTCGGCCAAGTTCTCGGCCAAGTGGTACGAATTCGACATCGGCTGGTGCTACATCAACATCCTGAAGTTCCTGGGCCTGGCCAAGATCAAGAAGGTCGCGCCCAAACTCAAGCTGGATGACTCGCGCACCGGCATCGACCTGCGCACGCTGCAGGGCGTGATCACGCACCGCTACGAAGTCATGGCCCGCTACGCCGACATCATCAAGAGCGCCGCCCGCGAAGAGCTGGCCAAGATGAAGGCCTCGCGTCAGGAAGGCAACGCCGAATGCGGCTGGAGCAAGCTGCACAAGGTGCGCCGCGCCATTCACCGCAACGAGGACATCCTCCAGCCCGAGCAGCTGCAGGCCGTCGATCAGGCCATCGCCCAGAACAAGTCGCTGTCCACGCTGGTGCAGATGCGCCGCGAGCTAGGCCGCATCTGGGAAAGTTCCAGCGCCAGCAGCGAACAGCTGCTCCATGACCTGCAGGCCTGGTGCCAGCGCGCCCAGCAAAGCGGCATCGCCGGGCTCGAGCAATTCGCTCAACGTCTGCGCCGCTACGCGGCATGA
- a CDS encoding RsmB/NOP family class I SAM-dependent RNA methyltransferase, with the protein MLGEILQWTYPADAALSHWLRGHPGLGARDRSEVAEAVYDVLRHLRRYRQYGESGVGPASRRLAILGLAATLGAQELAEGLDAAEAEWLQRVSRIDPATLPRAVRGSIPDWLDERLSAMDSPDTLIEALNRQASLDLRVNPLKAERDAMLVELQQSAGRYEPVAMPYSPWGIRMEGRPAINRWAQFENGSIEVQDEGSQLLALLVAPRRGEMIIDFCAGAGGKTLLLGALMRSTGRLYAFDVSAARLARAKPRFARSGLSNVVPVAIDSENDTRIKRLAGKAQRVLVDAPCSGIGTLRRNPDLKWRQHPEALAELGQLQERILNSAARCVAPGGRLVYATCSLLAEENEVQAERFLASHPEFERLDAAAILAGRCENLKLEGPYVQLRPDLHGTDGFFAAVFERKKAGAKTEQDAEPLALEAEGEMDDASPQAGQDAGAQTDSAAGETA; encoded by the coding sequence GTGCTGGGCGAGATCCTGCAATGGACCTATCCGGCGGACGCGGCCTTGTCGCACTGGCTGCGCGGCCATCCCGGCCTGGGCGCCCGCGACCGCTCCGAAGTCGCCGAAGCCGTCTACGACGTGCTGCGGCATCTGCGGCGCTACCGCCAGTACGGTGAAAGCGGCGTTGGCCCGGCCTCGCGCCGTCTGGCCATCCTGGGCCTGGCCGCCACGCTGGGCGCGCAGGAATTGGCCGAAGGGCTGGACGCGGCCGAGGCCGAATGGCTGCAGCGCGTGTCGCGCATCGATCCGGCCACGTTGCCGCGCGCGGTGCGGGGCAGCATTCCCGACTGGCTGGACGAGCGTTTGTCCGCCATGGACAGCCCGGACACGCTGATCGAGGCGCTGAACCGCCAGGCCAGCCTGGACCTGCGCGTCAATCCGCTCAAGGCCGAGCGCGATGCCATGCTGGTCGAGCTGCAGCAGAGCGCCGGTCGCTACGAGCCGGTCGCCATGCCGTATTCGCCCTGGGGCATCCGCATGGAGGGCCGTCCGGCCATCAACCGTTGGGCCCAGTTCGAGAACGGCAGCATCGAGGTGCAGGACGAGGGCAGCCAGCTGCTGGCCCTGCTGGTGGCGCCGCGGCGCGGCGAGATGATCATCGATTTCTGCGCCGGCGCGGGCGGCAAGACGCTGCTGCTGGGCGCGCTGATGCGCTCGACCGGCAGGCTGTACGCCTTCGATGTGTCGGCCGCGCGTCTGGCGCGCGCCAAGCCGCGTTTTGCCCGCAGCGGACTGTCCAATGTGGTTCCCGTGGCCATCGACAGCGAGAACGACACCCGCATCAAGCGCCTGGCCGGCAAGGCCCAGCGCGTGCTGGTCGACGCGCCGTGCAGCGGCATCGGCACGCTGCGCCGCAATCCCGACCTGAAATGGCGCCAGCACCCCGAGGCGCTGGCCGAGCTGGGCCAGCTGCAGGAGCGCATTCTGAACAGCGCCGCGCGCTGCGTGGCGCCGGGCGGTCGGCTGGTGTACGCCACCTGCAGCCTGCTGGCCGAGGAAAACGAGGTCCAGGCCGAGCGCTTCCTGGCCAGCCACCCCGAGTTCGAGCGCCTGGACGCCGCGGCCATCCTGGCCGGACGTTGCGAGAACCTGAAGCTGGAAGGCCCTTACGTGCAACTGCGGCCCGACCTGCACGGTACCGACGGCTTCTTCGCCGCCGTGTTCGAGCGCAAGAAGGCGGGCGCGAAGACGGAGCAGGATGCCGAGCCGTTGGCGCTCGAGGCCGAGGGCGAGATGGACGACGCATCGCCGCAAGCCGGGCAGGATGCCGGCGCACAGACGGATTCGGCAGCCGGCGAAACCGCCTGA
- the purN gene encoding phosphoribosylglycinamide formyltransferase, with the protein MQALVQACRDQGWPAEVVAVIASRPDAAGLDWARAQGIAASALHHKEYASREAFDAALAEEIDRHAPDYVILAGFMRVLTPGFVNHFAGRLVNIHPSLLPAFPGLHTHAQALATGVRVHGCTVHFVTPVLDHGPIIAQGCVPVLAGDTPDSLANRVLEVEHRAFPAAVRWLAEGRVTLTPDHRVDVQGDPERLFTWSPAA; encoded by the coding sequence ATGCAGGCGCTGGTCCAGGCCTGTCGCGACCAGGGCTGGCCGGCCGAGGTCGTCGCCGTCATCGCCAGCCGGCCGGACGCCGCCGGGCTGGACTGGGCGCGCGCCCAGGGCATCGCCGCCTCGGCCCTGCACCACAAGGAATACGCCAGCCGCGAGGCCTTCGACGCCGCGCTGGCCGAGGAAATCGACCGCCATGCGCCGGACTACGTCATCCTGGCCGGCTTCATGCGCGTGCTGACGCCGGGCTTCGTCAACCATTTCGCGGGTCGGCTGGTGAATATCCATCCTTCGCTGCTGCCGGCCTTCCCTGGCCTGCACACCCATGCCCAGGCGCTGGCCACGGGCGTGCGCGTGCACGGCTGCACCGTGCATTTCGTCACCCCGGTGCTGGACCACGGCCCCATCATCGCCCAGGGCTGCGTGCCGGTGCTGGCCGGCGACACGCCGGATTCGCTGGCCAATCGCGTGCTGGAAGTCGAGCACCGGGCTTTTCCGGCCGCCGTGCGCTGGCTGGCCGAAGGCCGGGTTACGCTGACGCCTGACCACCGGGTGGACGTGCAGGGCGATCCCGAGCGCCTGTTCACCTGGTCGCCGGCCGCCTGA
- a CDS encoding bifunctional riboflavin kinase/FAD synthetase, which yields MKPTLRIHRSLPPPAQRAPSALTIGNFDGVHRGHQAMLARVCQVARERGLTPAVMTFEPHPREYFAALNRRPELAPTRISGLRDKLAALARYGISQVVVERFNSRLAEMSANAFIENLLVQGLQTRWLLVGEDFRFGHKRSGDIDLLREAGLRHGFEVQTLADVTDQHGHRISSSEVRTALAVGDLERARHLLGHPFHISGHVIHGQKLGRTLGFPTMNLRVAPRCAARSGIYVVQVYGLGDRALPAVASLGVRPTVEDHGRVLLEAHLLDETVNAYGKLVRVEFLHKLRDEEKFPDLPSLTAAIAEDARNARAYFAVHGL from the coding sequence GTGAAACCTACGCTGCGCATCCACCGATCCCTGCCCCCGCCCGCTCAACGCGCGCCCAGCGCCTTGACCATCGGCAATTTCGACGGCGTCCATCGCGGACACCAGGCCATGCTCGCGCGCGTCTGCCAGGTCGCGCGCGAACGCGGCCTTACGCCCGCCGTGATGACCTTCGAACCGCATCCGCGGGAGTACTTTGCCGCCCTGAACCGCCGGCCTGAACTGGCGCCCACCCGCATCTCCGGCCTGCGCGACAAGCTGGCCGCGCTGGCCCGCTATGGCATTTCCCAGGTGGTGGTGGAGCGCTTCAATTCCCGGCTAGCCGAAATGTCGGCCAACGCCTTCATCGAGAACCTGCTGGTCCAGGGCCTGCAGACGCGCTGGCTGCTGGTGGGCGAGGACTTCCGCTTCGGCCACAAGCGCAGCGGCGACATCGACCTGCTGCGCGAGGCCGGCCTGCGGCACGGCTTCGAGGTGCAGACCCTGGCCGACGTGACCGACCAGCACGGCCACCGCATTTCCAGCTCCGAAGTCCGCACCGCGCTGGCGGTCGGCGACCTGGAGCGCGCGCGCCATCTGCTGGGCCACCCGTTCCATATCAGCGGGCACGTGATCCACGGCCAGAAGCTGGGCCGCACGCTGGGCTTTCCCACGATGAACCTGCGCGTGGCGCCGCGCTGCGCGGCGCGCTCGGGCATTTACGTGGTCCAGGTCTACGGCCTGGGCGACCGCGCCCTGCCGGCCGTGGCCAGCCTGGGCGTGCGCCCGACGGTCGAGGACCACGGCCGGGTCCTGCTGGAGGCCCACCTGCTCGACGAGACCGTCAATGCTTACGGTAAACTCGTGCGAGTCGAATTCCTGCACAAGCTGCGGGACGAAGAAAAATTTCCCGATCTCCCTTCCCTGACTGCCGCCATCGCCGAAGACGCGCGAAACGCGCGCGCCTATTTTGCCGTTCATGGACTATAA
- the ileS gene encoding isoleucine--tRNA ligase gives MDYKKSLNLPDTPFPMRGDLAKREPAWITQWEENHVYQAIRAASRGRPRFVLHDGPPYANGDIHIGHAVNKILKDIIVKSRNMAGYDAHYVPGWDCHGMPIEIQIEKKYGKHLPVAEVQSKARAYALEQIDRQRKDFKRLGVLGEWDRPYMTMNFSNEADEIRALGRILEKGYVFRGLKPVNWCFDCGSALAEAEVEYADRVDPAVDVAFPFADRPALAKAFGLDSVDDGAIVIWTTTPWTIPSNQALNLHPEIEYALVRVSPAPVSGPLLLIAKDRVEDCLKQWQLEGDVIATAPGAALSGIRFRHPLAKANPGYDRTAPVYLGDYVTADSGTGVVHSAPTYGIEDFVSCKAHGMKDTDFISPVMGDGKYADSLPLFGGLSIWDANPKIVEALKLAGTLMHVEKHKHSYMHCWRHKTPIIYRATSQWFAGMDVAPKDGGPTLRESALAGIDATAFYPAWGRARLHAMIANRPDWTLSRQRQWGTPMAFFVHKETGELHPRTVELLEQVALRVEQGGIEAWQTLDPRELLGDEADQYEKNRDTLDVWFDSGSTHATVLGGKDGAFAGSHGAELAWPADLYLEGSDQHRGWFHSSLLTGCMLYGQPPYKALLTHGFVVDGQGRKMSKSVGNVIAPQKVSDSLGAEILRLWVASTDYSGELSISDEILKRVVEGYRRIRNTLRFLLANLADFDAVSQAVPHGELFEIDRYALAMTAQMQAEISAHYERYDFHPAVSRLQTFCSEDLGAFYLDILKDRLYTTAAGSLARRSAQTALLEITQALLKLMAPILSFTAEEAWKELVASALKHQADAARVTIFTEVFHSLPPYADAEALTAKWTRLRAIRAEVQRKLEEVRTAGDIGSSLQAEVDLYAASADQALLASLGDDLRFVLIVSRATVHAGEGETRIEVTPSQHKKCERCWHWRLDVGQDADHPEICGRCVSNLFGAGEARSKA, from the coding sequence ATGGACTATAAAAAATCCCTCAACCTGCCCGACACTCCCTTCCCCATGCGGGGCGACCTCGCCAAGCGCGAGCCCGCCTGGATCACGCAGTGGGAGGAAAACCACGTCTACCAGGCGATCCGCGCCGCCAGCCGCGGCCGTCCGCGCTTCGTGCTGCATGACGGCCCGCCCTACGCGAACGGCGACATCCACATCGGCCACGCGGTCAACAAGATCCTGAAGGACATCATCGTCAAGAGCCGCAACATGGCCGGCTATGACGCGCACTACGTGCCGGGCTGGGACTGCCACGGCATGCCCATCGAGATCCAGATCGAAAAGAAGTACGGCAAGCACCTGCCCGTGGCGGAAGTGCAGTCCAAGGCGCGCGCCTACGCGCTCGAGCAGATCGACCGCCAGCGCAAGGACTTCAAGCGCCTGGGCGTGCTGGGCGAGTGGGACCGCCCCTACATGACCATGAACTTCAGCAATGAGGCCGACGAGATCCGCGCGCTCGGCCGCATTCTGGAAAAAGGCTATGTGTTCCGCGGCCTGAAGCCGGTGAACTGGTGTTTCGACTGTGGCTCGGCGCTGGCCGAGGCCGAGGTCGAGTACGCCGACCGCGTCGATCCGGCCGTGGACGTGGCCTTCCCCTTCGCCGACCGTCCGGCGCTGGCCAAGGCCTTCGGTCTGGATTCGGTCGACGATGGCGCCATCGTGATCTGGACCACCACGCCCTGGACCATTCCGTCGAACCAGGCGCTGAACCTGCACCCGGAGATCGAATACGCGCTGGTGCGCGTGTCGCCCGCGCCCGTGTCCGGCCCGCTGCTGCTGATCGCCAAGGACCGCGTCGAGGACTGCCTGAAGCAATGGCAGCTCGAAGGCGATGTCATCGCCACGGCGCCTGGCGCCGCCCTGTCCGGGATCCGCTTCCGCCACCCGCTGGCCAAGGCCAACCCCGGTTATGACCGCACGGCGCCCGTCTACCTGGGCGACTACGTCACGGCCGATTCGGGCACCGGCGTGGTCCACTCGGCGCCGACCTACGGCATCGAGGACTTCGTGTCGTGCAAGGCGCACGGCATGAAGGACACCGACTTCATCAGCCCGGTCATGGGCGACGGCAAGTACGCCGACAGCCTGCCGCTATTCGGCGGCCTGTCGATCTGGGACGCGAACCCCAAGATCGTCGAGGCCCTGAAGCTGGCGGGCACGCTGATGCACGTGGAAAAGCACAAGCACAGCTACATGCACTGCTGGCGCCACAAGACGCCCATCATCTACCGCGCCACCAGCCAGTGGTTCGCGGGCATGGACGTCGCCCCCAAGGACGGCGGCCCGACGCTGCGCGAATCGGCGCTGGCCGGCATCGACGCCACGGCCTTTTATCCGGCCTGGGGCCGCGCCCGCCTGCACGCCATGATCGCCAACCGCCCCGACTGGACGCTGTCGCGCCAGCGGCAATGGGGCACGCCCATGGCCTTCTTCGTGCACAAGGAAACCGGCGAGCTGCACCCGCGCACGGTCGAGCTGCTCGAACAGGTGGCGCTGCGCGTCGAACAAGGCGGCATCGAAGCCTGGCAGACGCTCGATCCGCGCGAGCTGCTGGGCGACGAGGCAGACCAGTATGAAAAGAACCGCGACACGCTGGACGTCTGGTTCGACTCGGGCAGCACCCACGCCACCGTGCTGGGCGGCAAGGACGGCGCCTTCGCCGGCTCGCACGGCGCCGAGCTGGCCTGGCCCGCCGACCTCTACCTGGAAGGTTCCGACCAGCACCGCGGCTGGTTCCATTCCTCGCTGCTGACCGGCTGCATGCTCTATGGCCAGCCGCCCTACAAGGCCCTGCTGACGCACGGCTTCGTGGTGGACGGCCAGGGCCGCAAGATGAGCAAGTCCGTGGGCAACGTGATCGCGCCGCAGAAGGTATCCGATTCGCTCGGCGCCGAGATCCTGCGCCTGTGGGTCGCATCCACCGACTACTCGGGCGAGCTGTCGATCTCCGACGAGATCCTCAAGCGCGTGGTCGAAGGCTACCGCCGCATCCGCAACACGCTGCGCTTCCTGCTGGCCAACCTGGCCGACTTCGACGCCGTGTCGCAGGCCGTGCCGCATGGCGAGCTGTTCGAAATCGACCGCTACGCGCTGGCCATGACCGCGCAGATGCAGGCCGAGATCAGCGCGCACTACGAGCGCTACGACTTCCACCCGGCCGTCTCGCGCCTGCAGACCTTCTGCTCCGAGGACCTGGGCGCGTTCTATCTGGACATCCTGAAGGACCGCCTGTACACCACGGCGGCCGGCAGCCTGGCGCGCCGCTCGGCGCAGACCGCGCTGCTGGAGATCACCCAGGCGCTGCTCAAGCTGATGGCCCCGATCCTGTCCTTCACCGCCGAAGAAGCCTGGAAGGAACTGGTCGCCTCGGCGCTAAAGCACCAGGCCGACGCCGCGCGCGTCACCATCTTCACCGAGGTCTTCCACAGCCTGCCGCCCTATGCCGACGCCGAGGCGCTGACGGCCAAGTGGACGCGCCTGCGCGCGATCCGCGCCGAAGTGCAGCGCAAGCTCGAGGAAGTCCGCACGGCCGGCGACATCGGTTCGTCGCTGCAAGCCGAAGTCGATCTGTACGCCGCCAGCGCCGACCAGGCACTTTTGGCCAGCCTGGGCGACGATCTGCGCTTCGTGCTGATCGTGTCGCGCGCCACCGTGCATGCCGGCGAGGGTGAAACGCGCATCGAGGTCACGCCGTCCCAGCACAAGAAGTGCGAGCGCTGCTGGCACTGGCGCCTGGACGTGGGCCAGGACGCGGACCACCCCGAGATCTGCGGCCGTTGCGTGTCCAACCTGTTCGGCGCGGGTGAAGCCCGCAGCAAGGCCTGA